A single Anopheles arabiensis isolate DONGOLA chromosome 2, AaraD3, whole genome shotgun sequence DNA region contains:
- the LOC120897321 gene encoding uncharacterized protein LOC120897321 isoform X2, whose protein sequence is MFLPIVVITLSALLHGATARCRVYLNGNLTQPHPPLFIKQSGNNQQYDLLQPTGPFLEWRQADSIIFACSPAKNVLNNTRNGKATFSCFEGQDLTLNDNLNRIAFNEISCSSAVSGAIKPSNVSCGNKAGRLYNIGFEVEGTEFINYFQVCYDLTKSSALYSQHQILGKVISQAQINNNRPSFKLGGLKSTVRLASVYTQRHQLEHFSTILGSAEHASKFIDSTSYLAKGHLTPDGDAVLDSWAGATYFFINAVPEWQVVNGGNWLRVENAARKVATQLNDTVDVYSGVYDVLQLPNKKGNLVSLSLGDDGVVPVPKWLWKVVVHRPSNKGIVLITLNNPFATSAETLCEDICSRYGWNQKEFQDLRKGFTYCCSVSEAQKSITLISKSIKCNSVLALR, encoded by the exons ATGTTCTTACCCATCGTTGTGATAACGTTATCTGCGCTTTTGCACGGTGCTACCGCCA GATGTCGCGTGTACTTGAACGGGAATCTCACCCAACCCCACCCGCCATTGTTTATAAAGCAGTCCGGCAACAACCAGCAGTATGACCTTTTGCAGCCTACGGGACCGTTTTTAGAATGGCGTCAGGCGGATTCAATTATATTTGCATGTTCGCCAGCTAAAAACGTTCTCAACAACA CTCGCAACGGAAAAGCAACTTTTTCATGCTTCGAAGGACAAGACTTAACTCTAAACGACAATTTAAATCGAATCGCTTTCAATGAAATCAGTTGTAGCTCAGCCGTTTCGGGAGCAATAAAACCTTCGAATGTGTCCTGTGGCAATAAAGCAGGTCGGCTGTACAACATAGGCTTCGAAGTGGAAGGCACAGAATTCATCAACTACTTTCAAGTGTGCTACGATTTAACGAAATCGTCCGCTCTCTACAGTCAGCATCAAATTCTGGGGAAAGTTATAAGCC AAGcacaaatcaacaacaaccgaCCATCGTTCAAACTTGGTGGATTAAAATCGACCGTGCGCTTAGCTTCCGTTTACACTCAAAGACATCAGCTAGAGCACTTTTCCACAATTCTTGGCTCGGCGGAGCATGCCAGCAAGTTTATTGATTCAACCTCGTATCTGGCCAAGGGTCATCTGACGCCAGATGGTGACGCAGTGCTTGATAGTTGGGCTGGAGCAACTTACTTCTTTATAAATGCTGTTCCGGAATGGCAG GTTGTAAACGGTGGCAACTGGTTGCGTGTAGAGAATGCAGCACGTAAAGTGGCTACACAGTTGAATGATACCGTAGACGTATACAGCGGTGTGTACGACGTCCTCCAGCTGCCGAACAAGAAAGGTAATCTGGTTTCGTTGAGTTTGGGCGATGACGGTGTTGTACCAGTTCCAAAATGGCTATGGAAGGTAGTAGTTCATCGGCCCAGCAATAAGGGTATTGTCCTCATCACACTAAACAATCCATTTGCCACCAGCGCAGAAACTTTATGCGAAGACATATGCTCACGGTATGGCTGGAATCAGAAAGAATTTCAGGATTTACGGAAAGGGTTCACGTACTGTTGCAGTGTATCCGAAGCTCAGAAATCAATCACTCTGATTTCCAAGTCAATAAAATGTAACAGTGTTCTGGCTTTGAGATAG
- the LOC120897321 gene encoding uncharacterized protein LOC120897321 isoform X1, with product MRPENIQLSTSGIDIRRLIGHSRCRVYLNGNLTQPHPPLFIKQSGNNQQYDLLQPTGPFLEWRQADSIIFACSPAKNVLNNTRNGKATFSCFEGQDLTLNDNLNRIAFNEISCSSAVSGAIKPSNVSCGNKAGRLYNIGFEVEGTEFINYFQVCYDLTKSSALYSQHQILGKVISQAQINNNRPSFKLGGLKSTVRLASVYTQRHQLEHFSTILGSAEHASKFIDSTSYLAKGHLTPDGDAVLDSWAGATYFFINAVPEWQVVNGGNWLRVENAARKVATQLNDTVDVYSGVYDVLQLPNKKGNLVSLSLGDDGVVPVPKWLWKVVVHRPSNKGIVLITLNNPFATSAETLCEDICSRYGWNQKEFQDLRKGFTYCCSVSEAQKSITLISKSIKCNSVLALR from the exons ATGCGCCCGGAGAACATACAGTTGTCAACATCAGGAATTGACATTCGCCGACTAATTGGGCATTCCC GATGTCGCGTGTACTTGAACGGGAATCTCACCCAACCCCACCCGCCATTGTTTATAAAGCAGTCCGGCAACAACCAGCAGTATGACCTTTTGCAGCCTACGGGACCGTTTTTAGAATGGCGTCAGGCGGATTCAATTATATTTGCATGTTCGCCAGCTAAAAACGTTCTCAACAACA CTCGCAACGGAAAAGCAACTTTTTCATGCTTCGAAGGACAAGACTTAACTCTAAACGACAATTTAAATCGAATCGCTTTCAATGAAATCAGTTGTAGCTCAGCCGTTTCGGGAGCAATAAAACCTTCGAATGTGTCCTGTGGCAATAAAGCAGGTCGGCTGTACAACATAGGCTTCGAAGTGGAAGGCACAGAATTCATCAACTACTTTCAAGTGTGCTACGATTTAACGAAATCGTCCGCTCTCTACAGTCAGCATCAAATTCTGGGGAAAGTTATAAGCC AAGcacaaatcaacaacaaccgaCCATCGTTCAAACTTGGTGGATTAAAATCGACCGTGCGCTTAGCTTCCGTTTACACTCAAAGACATCAGCTAGAGCACTTTTCCACAATTCTTGGCTCGGCGGAGCATGCCAGCAAGTTTATTGATTCAACCTCGTATCTGGCCAAGGGTCATCTGACGCCAGATGGTGACGCAGTGCTTGATAGTTGGGCTGGAGCAACTTACTTCTTTATAAATGCTGTTCCGGAATGGCAG GTTGTAAACGGTGGCAACTGGTTGCGTGTAGAGAATGCAGCACGTAAAGTGGCTACACAGTTGAATGATACCGTAGACGTATACAGCGGTGTGTACGACGTCCTCCAGCTGCCGAACAAGAAAGGTAATCTGGTTTCGTTGAGTTTGGGCGATGACGGTGTTGTACCAGTTCCAAAATGGCTATGGAAGGTAGTAGTTCATCGGCCCAGCAATAAGGGTATTGTCCTCATCACACTAAACAATCCATTTGCCACCAGCGCAGAAACTTTATGCGAAGACATATGCTCACGGTATGGCTGGAATCAGAAAGAATTTCAGGATTTACGGAAAGGGTTCACGTACTGTTGCAGTGTATCCGAAGCTCAGAAATCAATCACTCTGATTTCCAAGTCAATAAAATGTAACAGTGTTCTGGCTTTGAGATAG